One segment of Anastrepha obliqua isolate idAnaObli1 chromosome 3, idAnaObli1_1.0, whole genome shotgun sequence DNA contains the following:
- the LOC129243101 gene encoding uncharacterized protein LOC129243101: MRSLLSYLLCISAVTLSTTAPQYVGPYATLPPQFSQLSSTPYIGYGQNIRIQPWVIGQYAYPNYLYYSNYWNNNNNPSSYPYNMNVPAYNGYNPPNPPNPPNPYNPYNMNTGTNTYWNGYAWVNNSSSMGR, encoded by the exons atgAGAAGTTTATTATCATACTTATTGTGCATAAGCGCCGTTACGCTTTCG ACGACAGCACCTCAATATGTGGGTCCTTACGCTACACTACCACCACAGTTTTCACAACTGAGCTCCACGCCATATATAGGGTATGGACAAAATATTCGTATTCAGCCATGGGTCATTGGGCAATATGCTTACCCAAATTATCTGTACTACTCAAATTactggaataataataataatccttCCAGCTATCCATATAATATGAACGTTCCTGCCTATAATGGCTATAATCCACCGAATCCGCCTAATCCACCCAATCCGTATAATCCTTACAATATGAATACGGGTACGAATACTTATTGGAATGGATACGCATGGGTGAACAATTCATCGTCGATGGGTAGATAA